DNA from Streptomyces luteogriseus:
ACACATCGTCCCCCCGACCGGGGCCAAGGGCCTGAACCTCGCCGTCGGCGACGTGGTGACCTTCGCGCGGGCCCTGACGCACCGGCAGGAGACCGGCTCGCCGGAGCTGCTCGACGCCTACTCAGCGACCTGCCTGCGCCGCGTCTGGCAGGCCGAGCGGTTCTCCTACGACATGACGGCCCTTCTGCACACCGCGCCCGGCGCCACGGCCTTCGAGGGCCGGCTCCAGCTCGCCCGGCTGGACCGGATCGCCTCGTCCCGCGCTGCCGAGACGGACCTGGCCGAGGCCTACACGGGCTTCCCGTTCGGGTGAGCCGGGAGTGACCCCCTGCGGTGAGGGGAATCACGAAGCCGCGTAGCGTGTTGGCCAGCACGACGAGGGAAAGATCCTCCCCAAGCAGTAGGGTCATTCCTTTGCCTACCTATTACTCTTGAGCCAAGGCCACGGCGAGTGGCCATGGAGGAGTGAAATGAGGAGCAGAAACCCGGTCTTCTCGCGACGGGGGTTCAGCCGCGACAACGGCTACGCGGGCTTCAACACCGCGCCGCAGGCCGGGGGTCCCGCTGTCGCCACCCAGGGCAACCCGTACGCGCAGCCGACGGGCGACCAGTACGCGCAGAACCCTTACGCGCAGAACCCTTACGCCCAGCAGGACCTGCAGTACGGCGCGCCGCCGCAGGCACCGGCCACCACCGGCCGGATGACCATCGACGACGTCGTCCTGCGCACGGCGAGCACGCTCGGCGTGCTCATCCTCACCGCGGCGCTCTCCTGGGCCCTGCTGCCGATCGACGACGCCAACATCAGCCGTAGCTACGGCATCGGTATCGGCGCCGCGTTGATCGGCATGGTCCTGGCGTTCGTGCAGTCGTTCAAGCGCAAGGCCTCGCCCGCGCTGATCCTGACGTACGCCGCGTTCGAGGGTGTCTTCCTCGGCGTCGTCTCCAACATCGTCGACAACCGCATCGCCGACGGTGCGGCCATGCAGGCCGTGATCGGCACGATGGCGGTCTTCACCGGTGTGCTGATCGCCTACAAGGCCGGCTGGATCCGCGTCAACCGACGCTTCTACGGCTTCGTGATGGCGGCCGCGCTCGGCTTCATCCTGCTGATGACCGTGAACCTGCTGTTCGCGGTGTTCGGCGGCGGTGACGGCCTCGGCTTCCGCAGCGGGCCCCTCGGCATCATCTTCGGCGTCATCGGCATCATCCTCGGTGCCTGCTTCCTCGCCCTGGACTTCAAGCAGGTCGAGGACGGCGTCGCCTATGGTGCCCCGCGCGAGGAGGCCTGGCTCGCGGCCTTCGGCCTCACGCTGACGCTGGTGTGGATCTACATGGAGTTCCTGAGGCTCATCTCGATCCTCAACAGCAGCGACTAGTTCCGGCAGTCGTAGCGCGAAGGGCCCCGGCTTCGGCCGGGGCCCTTCGTCGTCGGGAGGACGGTGTGCGCGCCTAGCGGAGTTTGCGCGCGGCCCGCCTCAGGTCGTACTCGTGGATGATCGCCTTGGCGTGGCCGTACGCCAGGTTGTGTTCGTGCCGGAGCCAGCTGACCTTTTCCTCGAAGCGGAAGAGCGCGGGGCCGTCTTCGACGGTGCGCAACCAGTCGGAGATCTCACGACCGGTGCAGTGCGGGATGCGGGCGAGCATGTTGCGGTGGGTCTCTTCGGAGAAGACTTGGGACATCGGCGCCTCCGGACGCTGGGATGTAAGCCGGTCCTTCAGGTCACCGTGCCTGAGTGTTCGCCCGTTGGCAACAGTCCCGGTGGGACGCGTACGCTCGCGGCGTGGTTGATACGACGCCTCTGACCCGTGCGGTGGAGCACTTCGCCGATCGATTGAGGGCCGCGCCCCAGAGCCGGTTGCAGCGCGGAGCTGCCGCCGAGGCTCTGGAGCTGGCCAGGGAGTTGGCCCGGAGGGCGCAGGTACTCGAGGGCGTGGAGCCCCGGGAGATGCCGGATGCGGGGATGTTTGCAGCGGCAGATCAGATCACCGTCGCCGGGAACGATCTGGCGGTCGTGGTCCCCGGCGAAGCCGACGTCGACGAAGCCGTGACGTTGGTGGAGGAGGCGCAGAAGCGGGCGGGGGTCTAGCGGGGGCGCTCCCTACAGGGACGCGATGACCCGGTCCGCCAGGATGTACACGTTCTCCTCGCCGCATTCGAACGTGAGGGTGTAGGCGCCCGAGATGCCGGAGCCGCCCAGCAGGACCGGGGTCCGGCCGGCGCGCAGGGCCGCGGAGAGGTGCTCCGCCGTCTCGCGGTGGCCCGGCGTCATGCACAGGGTCGTGCCGTCGGCGAAGACGTAGACGTCCAGGGTGCCCAGCGGGCCGGGGCGCACGTCCGTCAGCTCGATGCGGGAGGAGGCGAGCTCCTCCAGGGTGGCGACGGTGCGCTCGTGGTCGTTCACGACCGGCGACTGGGTCGGCACGAAGTCCGGGTGCGAGGGG
Protein-coding regions in this window:
- a CDS encoding Bax inhibitor-1/YccA family protein, whose product is MRSRNPVFSRRGFSRDNGYAGFNTAPQAGGPAVATQGNPYAQPTGDQYAQNPYAQNPYAQQDLQYGAPPQAPATTGRMTIDDVVLRTASTLGVLILTAALSWALLPIDDANISRSYGIGIGAALIGMVLAFVQSFKRKASPALILTYAAFEGVFLGVVSNIVDNRIADGAAMQAVIGTMAVFTGVLIAYKAGWIRVNRRFYGFVMAAALGFILLMTVNLLFAVFGGGDGLGFRSGPLGIIFGVIGIILGACFLALDFKQVEDGVAYGAPREEAWLAAFGLTLTLVWIYMEFLRLISILNSSD
- a CDS encoding DUF4287 domain-containing protein, which produces MSQVFSEETHRNMLARIPHCTGREISDWLRTVEDGPALFRFEEKVSWLRHEHNLAYGHAKAIIHEYDLRRAARKLR